The Phoenix dactylifera cultivar Barhee BC4 chromosome 9, palm_55x_up_171113_PBpolish2nd_filt_p, whole genome shotgun sequence genome window below encodes:
- the LOC103698935 gene encoding flavonol sulfotransferase-like yields the protein MDFSLPSNPQGNPQEGRGEVSTKEHNDHLSSLPRQRGFLRPIRMYKGFWVTESLLPRVLALQDHFKPRPSDLILVTQPKSGTTWLKALLFAIMNRTNYTFAQHPLLTRNPHECVPFLEIPFRNRFSDLEAIPPPRLLATHLPYSILASSVADCGCRLVYLCRDPKDVVVSLWHFARKDRPDMRLSEAFESFCEGVSLSGPIWDHILEYWRESLRRSEKVLFLKYEEMMAEPVGNVRRLAEFVGRPFSEEEEKDGVAEEIVQLCRFEKLSSSEVNKKGIYEAGEITLPHESFFRKGQVGDWTNHLSREMGEKLDRIVQEKLAGSGLSFRAS from the coding sequence ATGGATTTTTCTCTTCCTTCCAATCCTCAAGGGAATCCTCAAGAGGGGAGAGGCGAAGTCTCCACCAAGGAGCACAACGATCACCTATCCTCGCTGCCAAGGCAAAGAGGATTTCTACGTcccatcagaatgtacaaaggGTTTTGGGTCACTGAAAGTTTGCTTCCCCGCGTGTTGGCCCTCCAAGATCACTTCAAGCCTCGTCCCTCCGACCTCATCCTCGTCACCCAGCCCAAATCCGGCACCACCTGGCTTAAAGCCCTCTTGTTCGCTATCATGAACCGCACCAACTACACCTTTGCTCAACACCCTCTCCTCACCCGCAACCCCCATGAGTGTGTGCCCTTCTTAGAGATCCCCTTTCGCAATCGATTCTCCGATCTGGAGGCGATCCCTCCGCCGAGGCTCCTCGCCACGCACTTGCCTTACTCCATATTGGCGTCCTCTGTGGCTGACTGCGGTTGCCGGCTAGTTTATCTATGTCGAGACCCCAAGGATGTGGTGGTCTCGCTGTGGCACTTCGCGCGTAAGGACAGGCCCGACATGCGTCTGAGCGAAGCCTTCGAGTCGTTTTGCGAGGGGGTCTCGTTGTCCGGGCCGATCTGGGATCATATCCTCGAGTACTGGAGGGAGAGCCTGAGGAGGTCCGAGAAGGTGCTGTTCTTGAAGTACGAGGAGATGATGGCCGAGCCGGTGGGGAACGTGAGAAGGCTTGCGGAATTCGTGGGGCGTCCCTtctcggaggaggaggagaaggatggGGTGGCGGAGGAGATTGTACAACTGTGCCGTTTTGAGAAGCTCAGCAGTTCGGAGGTGAATAAAAAAGGCATATACGAAGCAGGGGAGATAACTCTGCCGCATGAGTCGTTTTTCAGAAAAGGCCAGGTTGGAGATTGGACAAATCATTTGAGTCGTGAAATGGGGGAGAAGTTGGACCGAATTGTCCAAGAGAAGCTGGCTGGATCCGGTCTGAGCTTCCGAGCATCGTGA
- the LOC120112007 gene encoding flavonol 4'-sulfotransferase-like yields MALQDHFKPRPSDLILVTPPKSGTTWLKALLFAIMNRTKYTFAQHPLLTRNPHECVPFLEILFRDQISDLEAIPPPRLLATHLPYSILPTSVADCGCRLVYLCRDPKDVVVSLWHFARKDRPDMGLSEAFELFCDGVSLSGPIWDHILEYWRESLRRSEKVLFLKYEEMMAEPVGNVRRLAEFVGRPFSEEEEKDGVVEEIVQLCRFEKLSSMEVNKKGAYELGGLTLPRESFFRKGKVGDWANHMSREMGEKLDRIVQEKMAGSGLSFQAS; encoded by the coding sequence ATGGCCCTCCAAGATCATTTCAAGCCTCGTCCCTCCGACCTCATCCTCGTCACCCCGCCCAAATCCGGCACCACCTGGCTTAAAGCACTCCTGTTCGCTATCATGAACCGCACCAAGTACACCTTCGCTCAACACCCTCTGCTCACCCGCAACCCCCACGAGTGTGTACCCTTCTTAGAGATCCTCTTTCGCGATCAAATCTCCGACCTGGAGGCGATCCCTCCGCCGAGGCTCCTCGCCACGCACTTGCCTTACTCCATATTGCCGACCTCTGTGGCGGACTGCGGTTGCCGGCTAGTTTATCTATGTCGAGACCCCAAGGATGTGGTGGTCTCGCTGTGGCACTTCGCGCGTAAGGACAGGCCCGACATGGGTCTGAGCGAAGCCTTCGAGTTGTTTTGCGACGGGGTCTCGTTGTCCGGGCCGATCTGGGATCATATCCTCGAGTACTGGAGGGAGAGCCTGAGGAGGTCTGAGAAGGTGCTGTTCTTGAAGTACGAGGAGATGATGGCCGAGCCGGTGGGGAACGTGAGAAGGCTAGCGGAATTCGTGGGGCGTCCCTTctcggaggaagaggagaaggatggGGTGGTGGAGGAGATTGTACAACTGTGCCGTTTTGAGAAGCTCAGCAGTATGGAGGTGAATAAAAAAGGTGCATACGAATTAGGGGGGTTAACTCTGCCGCGTGAGTCGTTTTTCAGAAAAGGCAAGGTTGGAGATTGGGCAAATCATATGAGTCGTGAAATGGGGGAGAAGTTGGACCGAATTGTCCAAGAGAAGATGGCTGGATCCGGTCTGAGCTTCCAAGCATCGTGA
- the LOC103699299 gene encoding uncharacterized protein LOC103699299: MEVVSYSYPHSVETTQDLIHLLRATVRSPRLAEEGILRAYLAYHIWLDRNARLFEGRRLSARMVIKRAVLQAEEVFSCTTVSSLGITRDIWGTRSAVLASRFAVVSWIPPPLGYLKVNFDGSVATDRRLGGVGFVIRDHFGSLVAAGGRGSTGLTVAGAEL; encoded by the coding sequence ATGGAGGTCGTCTCCTACTCCTATCCCCACTCAGTAGAGACGACACAGGATCTGATACACTTGCTACGGGCCACGGTGCGGAGCCCTAGGCTTGCGGAGGAGGGGATTCTTAGGGCATACCTGGCTTACCACATCTGGTTGGACCGGAATGCTCGACTGTTTGAGGGCAGGAGGCTCTCGGCGAGGATGGTGATAAAGAGAGCTGTGCTTCAGGCCGAGGAGGTCTTTTCTTGTACTACCGTGTCTTCACTTGGGATaactagggacatctggggtacccGCAGTGCTGTTTTAGCGTCCAGGTTTGCCGTTGTTTCTTGgatacccccaccccttggttatcttaaagtgaattttgatggcagtGTGGCGACGGACAGGAGGTTGGGAGGAGTTGGATTTGTTATCCGAGACCATTTTGGGAGTTTGGTTGCAGCGGGAGGGCGGGGCTCGACAGGTCTCACGGTTGCTGGGGCAGAGCTGTAG